Proteins found in one Diorhabda sublineata isolate icDioSubl1.1 chromosome 9, icDioSubl1.1, whole genome shotgun sequence genomic segment:
- the LOC130448588 gene encoding leukocyte receptor cluster member 1 homolog — protein sequence MNILPKKRWHVRTKDNIARVRRDEAKALEEEKAREERIKLAEREARRKLLLSKSRNTTGYLPLDSKIKEDAGDNKHINFFEELEEGNAELKEVNVEHEKEKKEEREKYEKQIGYLTYLGQDTNEALGKKSWYNIAPDRSEVKVEVNLKSKIREDPLHVMKKYTNDKKDTKDDSLSNNRIKQPLIHTKESDRKHKKHKKHKRQRSSSSDSDESESKRNKQRDLELLRMKRLKRENEERSKANALLSKLNDTHQKDKDTTDATNFKAKYNAQFNPHLAKQNYMHQ from the exons atGAATATTTTGCCAAAAAAACG ATGGCATGTTCGTACAAAAGATAATATTGCAAGAGTTAGAAGAGATGAAGCAAAAGCTTTGGAAGAGGAAAAGGCTCGTGAAGAAAGGATAAAACTTGCT gaacGGGAAGCTAGAAGAAAATTACTACTAAGTAAGAGCCGTAATACAACAGGGTATTTACCACTTGATTCCAAAATAAAAGAAGATGCAGGAGATAAcaaacatattaatttttttgaagagcTAGAAGAAGGCAATGCTGAATTAAAAGAAGTAAATGTTGAAcatgaaaaggaaaagaaagagGAAAGggagaaatatgaaaaacagATTGGTTATTTAACTTATCTCGGACAAGATACTAATGAAGCATTAGGCAAAAAAAGTTGGTACAACATTGCCCCAGATAGATCAGAAGTTAAAGTTGAAGtgaatttaaaaagtaaaatacgTGAAGATCCACTACATGTTATGAAAAAGTACaccaatgataaaaaagacacAAAAGACGATAGCTTAAGCAATAACAGAATCAAACAACCCCTAATACACACAAAAGAATCTgatagaaaacataaaaaacacaAGAAGCATAAGAGACAAAGGTCAAGCTCCTCTGATTCTGATGAATCTGAAAGTAAACGAAATAAACAAAGGGACCTTGAACTACTTAGAATGAAAAGACTGAAAAGAGAAAATGAAGAAAGGTCAAAAGCTAATGCACTTTTGTCAAAATTGAATGATACACATCAAAAGGATAAAGATACTACAGATGCAACCAACTTTAAAGCAAAATATAATGCACAGTTTAATCCTCATTTAGctaaacaaaattatatgcatcaataa
- the LOC130448587 gene encoding general transcription and DNA repair factor IIH helicase subunit XPD: protein MRLSVDGLIVYFPYDYIYPEQYAYMSELKKALDAKGHCLLEMPSGTGKTVTLLSLVVAYMIENPHHVRKLIYCSRTVPEIEKVMEELKKLIEYYEKIDGVQPKLTGLVLSSRKNMCVHPEVSTQREGKIVDGKCHSLTASYIRDKHSYDDTVPVCQFYEDFNIDGKESVMPHGVYNLEDLKQYGRNRNWCPYFVSRFAITYANIVVYSYHYLLDPKIADVVSKELTKEAVVIFDEAHNIDNVCIDSMSVKIQKRTVERATANIQLLEKTVAEMREDDSKKLRDEYQRLVQGLREANVARETDVILSNPVLPDEILQEAVPGNIRNAEHFVSFLKRFVEYIKTRLRIQHVVQESPVAFLKDVQSKVCIERKPLRFCAERLASLLRTLEISDLTDFSPIILITHLATLVSTYTKGFTVIVEPFDDKTPTVSNPILYVSCLDSSIAMRPVFDRFQTVVITSGTLSPLDMYPKILNFHPVIMSSFTMTLARPCLLPMIVSKGNDQVAISSKFETRDDNAVIRNYGQLLVEIAANVPDGIVCFFTSYMYLESVVASWYDQGVIDNLQRYKLLFIETQDSAETSFALMYYIKACESGRGAVLLSVARGKVSEGVDFDHHLGRAVLMFGIPYVYTQSRILKARLDYLRDQFQIKENDFLTFDAMRHAAQCVGRAIRGKTDYGIMIFADKRFSRSDKKSKLPKWIQEHLKDSYCNLSTEEAVQIAKRWLRQMAQPFTREDQLGVSLLTLEQLRDMESKKKTEEMNHE, encoded by the exons gattaattgtttattttccatATGACTATATATATCCAGAGCAATATGCTTATATGTCAGAATTGAAAAAAGCTCTAGATGCAAag GGACATTGTCTTCTTGAAATGCCCTCAGGTACGGGAAAAACAGTCACTTTATTATCACTTGTTGTTGCGTATATGATTGAAAACCCACATCATGTTCGGAAGTTAATTTATTGCTCTAGAACTGTAcctgaaattgaaaaagttatggaagaattgaaaaaattgatagaatattatgaaaaaatagatgGTGTCCAACCTAAACTAACAGGTTTAGTTTTATCATCAAGAAAGAACATGTGTGTACACCCTGAA GTTAGTACCCAAAGAGAAGGTAAAATAGTAGATGGGAAATGTCATTCACTAACAGCTAGTTACATAAGAGATAAACATTCATATGATGATACTGTACCTGTTTGTCAATTTTATGAAGATTTCAATATAGACGGCAAAGAATCTGTTATGCCTCACGGAGTTTACAATTTAGAGGATCTAAAGCAATATGGTAGAAATAGAAACTGGTGTCCTTATTTTGTGTCCAGATTTGCA atCACTTATGCCAATATCGTAGTTTACAGCTATCATTATCTATTGGACCCAAAGATTGCCGATGTGGTTTCCAAAGAATTGACAAAAGAAGCTGTTGTCATATTTGATGAGGCGCATAACATTGATAACGTATGTATAGATTCTATGAGtgtgaaaattcaaaaaagaacTGTCGAACGAGCTACAGCTAATATACAGTTACTAGAAAAGACTGTGGCTGA GATGAGAGAAGATGACTCAAAAAAATTACGAGATGAATATCAAAGATTAGTTCAAGGTTTAAGAGAAGCAAATGTTGCTAGAGAAACTGATGTTATATTATCAAATCCTGTATTACCAGACGAAATTTTACAAGAAGCTGTACCTGGAAATATAAGAAATGCAGAGCATTTTGTTAGTTTTCTCAAAAGATTtgtagaatatataaaaactagaTTAAGAATACAACATGTTGTTCAGGAATCACCAGTGGCTTTTCTGAAGGATGTCCAATCAAAA gTGTGTATAGAGCGTAAACCTCTAAGATTTTGTGCAGAACGATTAGCTTCATTATTGAGAACTTTAGAAATTTCAGATCTGACAGATTTTAGTCCTATAATATTAATTACACATTTAGCAACATTGGTATCAACATATACTAAGGGATTTACAGTTATCGTTGAACCATTTGATGACAAAACTCCAACAGTTTCAAATCCTATTTTATATGTCAG ttgtttaGATTCATCAATTGCTATGAGACCTGTCTTTGATAGATTTCAAACGGTAGTTATAACATCAGGTACATTGTCTCCTTTAGATATGTacccaaaaattttaaatttccatccAGTTATCATGTCTTCATTCACAATGACTTTAGCTAGGCCATGTCTACTTCCGATG ATAGTTTCCAAAGGAAATGATCAAGTAGCTATTTCTTCTAAATTCGAAACTAGAGATGACAATGCTGTAATAAGAAATTATGGACAACTTCTAGTAGag ATTGCAGCTAATGTACCAGATGGTATTGTATGTTTCTTTACCTCTTATATGTATTTAGAATCAGTGGTTGCGAGTTGGTACGATCAAGGTGTAATAGATAATTTACAAAGatataaattgttgtttattgaGACACAAGATTCAGCCGAGACAAGTTTTGCCTTAATGTACTACATCAAG GCTTGTGAATCTGGTCGAGGAGCAGTATTACTTTCTGTAGCTAGAGGAAAAGTATCTGAAGGAGTAGATTTTGATCATCATTTAGGCAGAGCAGTTTTAATGTTTGGGATACCATATGTCTATACACAATCACGAATATTAAAAGCAAGATTAGATTATCTTAGGGATCAATTCCAG ATTAAAGAAAACGATTTTCTGACATTCGACGCGATGAGACATGCTGCTCAATGTGTAGGACGAGCTATCAGAGGAAAAACTGATTATGGTATTATGATTTTCGCGGATAAACGATTTTCTAGATCagataaaaaatcgaaattaccTAAATGGATACAAGAGCATCTCAAAGATTCCTACTGTAATTTATCTACAGAAGAAGCAGTGCAG atcgCCAAGAGGTGGTTAAGGCAAATGGCTCAACCATTCACCAGAGAAGATCAGTTAGGGGTTTCTCTTCTTACATTAGAACAGCTAAGGGATAtggaatcaaagaaaaaaactgaagagATGAATCATGAGTAG